A genomic region of Taeniopygia guttata chromosome 28, bTaeGut7.mat, whole genome shotgun sequence contains the following coding sequences:
- the TMEM259 gene encoding membralin isoform X1, whose product MSENQPNANNHHPANNAGAAGGNNRGVRNPNLNQNPLINVRDRLFHALFFKMAVTYARLFPPSFRRVFEFFVLLKALFVLFILAYIHIAFSRSPINCLEHVRDKWPRDGILRVEIQRNSSRAPIFLQFCGVEKFPGMVVESTTEEEEEEEEEMTVDMFENSSIKFELDIEPKVFLKPSRVSSTELPHNDSQEFSFSDAATKGMQPLRETVSEFEMLARAVWPQEEYIVEYSLEYGFLRLSQSTRQRLSIPVMVVTLDPMRDQCFGDRFSRLLLDEFLGYDDILMSSVKALAENEENKGFLRNVVSGEHYRFVSMWMARTSYLAAFVIMVIFTLSVSMLLRYSHHQIFVFIVDLLQMLEMNMTIAFPAAPLLTVILALVGMEAIMSEFFNDTTTAFYIILIVWLADQYDAICCHTNTSKRHWLRFFYLYHFAFYAYHYRFNGQYSSLALVTSWLFIQHSMIYFFHHYELPAILQQIRIQEMLLQNQQVGQGTQTTLQDNLNNNTTAAPVEAGGRRAPLAGGPLGEGSGPAALSPGEASSVIAAAASVGTDLNWVAETAAIMTEASFLSDLSTTLLEPAVVHEAMANGTPQEAATASGLVARIRVSSDHPETAMGSITIEVTSTSVVAAADASPAAGAAPLAPLQEEVVPSPSLPKQTEALEGSNSRVKPSGKNCTGGSSVAEPLPALRGDSDQDRGLEDRGESSPCPAPAERTPSSEPSSRNLS is encoded by the exons ATGTCCGAGAACCAACCGAACGCCAACAACCACCACCCGGCCAACAACGCCGGGGCCGCCGGCGGCAACAACCGGGGCGTCCGCAACCCCAACCTCAACCAGAACCCCCTGATCAACGTGCGGGACCGCCTCTTCCACGCGCTCTTCTTCAAGATGGCAGTGACCTACGCGcgcctcttccctccctccttccgCCGCGTCTTCGAGTTCTTCGTTCTTCTCAAG GCTCTCTTTGTGCTCTTCATCCTGGCCTACATCCACATCGCTTTCTCCCGCTCTCCCATCAACTGCCTGGAGCACGTGCGGGATAAGTGGCCCCGCGATGGAATCTTGCGGGTGGAAATCCAGCGCAACTCCAGCCGGGCCCCCATCTTCCTGCAGTTCTGTGGGGTCGAGAAGTTCCCAGGAATGGTGGTTGAGTCCACgactgaggaagaggaggaggaggaggaagaaatgaCTGTGGATATGTTTGAAAACAGCTCCATCAAG TTTGAGCTGGATATTGAGCCCAAGGTGTTCCTCAAGCCATCCCgggtgagcagcactgagctgcCTCACAACGACAGCCAGGAGTTCTCGTTTAGTGACGCGGCCACTAAAGGTATGCAGCCTCTGCGGGAGACTGTGTCCGAGTTTGAGATGCTAGCCCGAGCAG TGTGGCCACAGGAGGAGTACATTGTGGAATACTCTCTGGAATACGGCTTCCTGCGCCTGTCCCAGAGCACACGGCAGCGCCTCAGCATCCCCGTCATGGTGGTGACCCTGG ATCCTATGAGGGATCAGTGCTTTGGGGACAGGTTCAGCCGCCTGCTGCTGGACGAGTTCCTGGGCTATGATGATATCCTGATGTCGAGTGTCAAAGCTTTAGCTGAAAACGAGGAAAACAAAG GTTTCCTTCGCAACGTGGTGTCTGGGGAGCATTATCGCTTTGTCAGCATGTGGATGGCCAGGACGTCCTACCTGGCAGCCTTCGTCATCATGGTCATCTTC ACTCTCTCTGTCTCCATGCTGCTGCGCTACTCACACCATCAGATCTTTGTCTTCATTG TTGACCTGTTACAGATGCTGGAGATGAACATGACCATTGCATTCCCTGCTGCTCCACTCCTCACTGTCATCCTGGCTCTGGTCG gtATGGAGGCCATAATGTCTGAGTTCTTCAATGACACCACAACTGCTTTCTACATCATCCTCATCGTGTGGCTGGCAGACCAGTACGATGCCATCTGCTGCCACACCAACACCAGCAAGAGGCACTGGCTCAG ATTCTTCTACTTGTACCACTTTGCCTTCTACGCCTACCACTACCGCTTCAACGGGCAGTACAGCAGCCTGGCGCTTGTCACCTCCTGGCTCTTCATCCAG CACTCGATGATTTACTTCTTCCACCACTACGAGCTGCCAGCCATCCTGCAGCAGATCCGGATCCAGGAGATGCTTCTGCAGAACCAGCAGGTGGGGCAGGGCACCCAGACCACGCTGCAGGACAACCTCAACAACAACACCACGGCTGCCCCAGTGGAGGCCGGGGGCCGCCGAGCCCCTCTGGCCGGGGGGCCCCTCGGGGAGGGCAGCGGCCCGGCCGCCCTGAGCCCCGGCGAGGCCTCCAGCGTcatcgccgccgccgcctccgtGGGCACCGACCTGAACTGGGTGGCCGAGACGGCCGCCATCATGACGGAGGCCTCGTTTCTGTCTGACCTGAGCACGACCCTCCTGGAGCCCGCCGTGGTGCACGAAGCCATGGCCAACGGGACCCCTCAGGAGGCGGCCACGGCCTCCGGCTTGGTCGCCCGCATCAGGGTCAGCAGCGACCACCCGGAGACGGCCATGGGCTCCATCACCATCGAGGTCACCTCGACGTCCGTGGTGGCTGCAGCAGATGCTTCCCccgctgctggggctgccccccTTGCCCCGCTGCAGGAGGAGGtggtccccagcccctcccttcCCAAACAGACTGAGGCTCTCGAGGGCTCAAACAGCCGAGTGAAACCCAGTGGCAAAAACTGCACGGGCGGCAGCAGCGTGgcagagcccctgccagcctTGCGGGGGGACAGTGACCAGGACAGAGGTCTGGAGGACCGGGGggagagcagcccctgcccagcaccagcagagaGAACGCCCAGCTCAGAGCCAAGCTCCAGGAACCTGTCCTGA
- the TMEM259 gene encoding membralin isoform X2, whose translation MSENQPNANNHHPANNAGAAGGNNRGVRNPNLNQNPLINVRDRLFHALFFKMAVTYARLFPPSFRRVFEFFVLLKALFVLFILAYIHIAFSRSPINCLEHVRDKWPRDGILRVEIQRNSSRAPIFLQFCGVEKFPGMVVESTTEEEEEEEEEMTVDMFENSSIKFELDIEPKVFLKPSRVSSTELPHNDSQEFSFSDAATKVWPQEEYIVEYSLEYGFLRLSQSTRQRLSIPVMVVTLDPMRDQCFGDRFSRLLLDEFLGYDDILMSSVKALAENEENKGFLRNVVSGEHYRFVSMWMARTSYLAAFVIMVIFTLSVSMLLRYSHHQIFVFIVDLLQMLEMNMTIAFPAAPLLTVILALVGMEAIMSEFFNDTTTAFYIILIVWLADQYDAICCHTNTSKRHWLRFFYLYHFAFYAYHYRFNGQYSSLALVTSWLFIQHSMIYFFHHYELPAILQQIRIQEMLLQNQQVGQGTQTTLQDNLNNNTTAAPVEAGGRRAPLAGGPLGEGSGPAALSPGEASSVIAAAASVGTDLNWVAETAAIMTEASFLSDLSTTLLEPAVVHEAMANGTPQEAATASGLVARIRVSSDHPETAMGSITIEVTSTSVVAAADASPAAGAAPLAPLQEEVVPSPSLPKQTEALEGSNSRVKPSGKNCTGGSSVAEPLPALRGDSDQDRGLEDRGESSPCPAPAERTPSSEPSSRNLS comes from the exons ATGTCCGAGAACCAACCGAACGCCAACAACCACCACCCGGCCAACAACGCCGGGGCCGCCGGCGGCAACAACCGGGGCGTCCGCAACCCCAACCTCAACCAGAACCCCCTGATCAACGTGCGGGACCGCCTCTTCCACGCGCTCTTCTTCAAGATGGCAGTGACCTACGCGcgcctcttccctccctccttccgCCGCGTCTTCGAGTTCTTCGTTCTTCTCAAG GCTCTCTTTGTGCTCTTCATCCTGGCCTACATCCACATCGCTTTCTCCCGCTCTCCCATCAACTGCCTGGAGCACGTGCGGGATAAGTGGCCCCGCGATGGAATCTTGCGGGTGGAAATCCAGCGCAACTCCAGCCGGGCCCCCATCTTCCTGCAGTTCTGTGGGGTCGAGAAGTTCCCAGGAATGGTGGTTGAGTCCACgactgaggaagaggaggaggaggaggaagaaatgaCTGTGGATATGTTTGAAAACAGCTCCATCAAG TTTGAGCTGGATATTGAGCCCAAGGTGTTCCTCAAGCCATCCCgggtgagcagcactgagctgcCTCACAACGACAGCCAGGAGTTCTCGTTTAGTGACGCGGCCACTAAAG TGTGGCCACAGGAGGAGTACATTGTGGAATACTCTCTGGAATACGGCTTCCTGCGCCTGTCCCAGAGCACACGGCAGCGCCTCAGCATCCCCGTCATGGTGGTGACCCTGG ATCCTATGAGGGATCAGTGCTTTGGGGACAGGTTCAGCCGCCTGCTGCTGGACGAGTTCCTGGGCTATGATGATATCCTGATGTCGAGTGTCAAAGCTTTAGCTGAAAACGAGGAAAACAAAG GTTTCCTTCGCAACGTGGTGTCTGGGGAGCATTATCGCTTTGTCAGCATGTGGATGGCCAGGACGTCCTACCTGGCAGCCTTCGTCATCATGGTCATCTTC ACTCTCTCTGTCTCCATGCTGCTGCGCTACTCACACCATCAGATCTTTGTCTTCATTG TTGACCTGTTACAGATGCTGGAGATGAACATGACCATTGCATTCCCTGCTGCTCCACTCCTCACTGTCATCCTGGCTCTGGTCG gtATGGAGGCCATAATGTCTGAGTTCTTCAATGACACCACAACTGCTTTCTACATCATCCTCATCGTGTGGCTGGCAGACCAGTACGATGCCATCTGCTGCCACACCAACACCAGCAAGAGGCACTGGCTCAG ATTCTTCTACTTGTACCACTTTGCCTTCTACGCCTACCACTACCGCTTCAACGGGCAGTACAGCAGCCTGGCGCTTGTCACCTCCTGGCTCTTCATCCAG CACTCGATGATTTACTTCTTCCACCACTACGAGCTGCCAGCCATCCTGCAGCAGATCCGGATCCAGGAGATGCTTCTGCAGAACCAGCAGGTGGGGCAGGGCACCCAGACCACGCTGCAGGACAACCTCAACAACAACACCACGGCTGCCCCAGTGGAGGCCGGGGGCCGCCGAGCCCCTCTGGCCGGGGGGCCCCTCGGGGAGGGCAGCGGCCCGGCCGCCCTGAGCCCCGGCGAGGCCTCCAGCGTcatcgccgccgccgcctccgtGGGCACCGACCTGAACTGGGTGGCCGAGACGGCCGCCATCATGACGGAGGCCTCGTTTCTGTCTGACCTGAGCACGACCCTCCTGGAGCCCGCCGTGGTGCACGAAGCCATGGCCAACGGGACCCCTCAGGAGGCGGCCACGGCCTCCGGCTTGGTCGCCCGCATCAGGGTCAGCAGCGACCACCCGGAGACGGCCATGGGCTCCATCACCATCGAGGTCACCTCGACGTCCGTGGTGGCTGCAGCAGATGCTTCCCccgctgctggggctgccccccTTGCCCCGCTGCAGGAGGAGGtggtccccagcccctcccttcCCAAACAGACTGAGGCTCTCGAGGGCTCAAACAGCCGAGTGAAACCCAGTGGCAAAAACTGCACGGGCGGCAGCAGCGTGgcagagcccctgccagcctTGCGGGGGGACAGTGACCAGGACAGAGGTCTGGAGGACCGGGGggagagcagcccctgcccagcaccagcagagaGAACGCCCAGCTCAGAGCCAAGCTCCAGGAACCTGTCCTGA